One Theropithecus gelada isolate Dixy chromosome 3, Tgel_1.0, whole genome shotgun sequence genomic window carries:
- the PRR15 gene encoding proline-rich protein 15, with translation MADSGSAGSSGPWWKSLTNSRKKSKEAAVGVQPPAQPAPGEPTPPAPPSPDCTSSSRENQHPNLLGGAGEPPKPDKLYGDKSGSSRRNLKISRSGRFKEKRKVRATLLPEAGRSPEEAGFPGDPHEDKQ, from the coding sequence ATGGCCGACAGCGGCAGTGCGGGCAGCTCGGGCCCCTGGTGGAAATCGCTCACGAACAGcaggaagaaaagcaaggaagCTGCAGTGGGGGTGCAGCCTCCAGCCCAGCCCGCTCCGGGGGAGCCCACGCCACCTGCGCCGCCCAGCCCGGACTGCACCAGCAGCTCCCGGGAGAATCAGCACCCCAATCTCCTCGGGGGCGCCGGCGAGCCTCCCAAACCAGACAAGTTATACGGGGACAAATCCGGCAGCAGCCGCCGCAATTTGAAGATCTCGCGCTCCGGCCGCTTTAAGGAGAAGAGGAAAGTGCGCGCCACGCTGCTCCCGGAGGCGGGCAGGTCCCCGGAGGAGGCAGGCTTCCCTGGTGACCCCCACGAGGACAAGCAATAG